The Cyprinus carpio isolate SPL01 chromosome A3, ASM1834038v1, whole genome shotgun sequence genomic interval TGTAGTTAAAAACCTCTCTCCTTTCATTCTCTCTCCATGTCTCTTTCAGGTGGTGCTGGACAATACAGCTTTGAACAGAATCGCCACAGACCGGCTGCACATTCAGAACCCCTCGTTCTCTCAGATCAACCAACTGGTGAGTTTTAAAAGTCTGTCATTTACAAATTGACGTGAAAATACAGGGCCCAATTTATTTGTCTTGAGCTGATGCATCCAACCCGTGACGGGacgacatacagccaagtatggtgacccatactcagaattcgtgctctgcatttaaccgatccaaagcacacacacacactgtgagcacacacccggagcagtgggcagccatttatgctgcggtgcccggggagcagttgagggttcggtgccttgctcaagggcacctcagtcgtggtattgccagcccgagactcaaacccacaaccttagggttagaagtcaaactctctaaccattaggccacgacttccccactttttgtttcaaagcCCATACCTGCAGCACATAGAGGGACCGGCCTGGTGTGCTTCATGTAGGGACAGTAAAGTCACCCCATATTAATCACAGCTCTCCTTTGATAAGATGTGCATTAACATACTTAAGACAGTTAGAAAACCAACCTAACTTTAAAACCAACTGTGAGTTTGTTATGCCACGAGGCAAATGAGAGATTGATTTCAGTGTATAGAAAATGTCTAAGCTAAACCACAAGAACTCAGAAGGTAGCTGGGTGGTCTGTTGCAGCTGTATTGTATGAATGAGCATGTAAATTTGAAATAGCACAGTCTATCAGTTTCGGGAGGATGAAGCATGGGGAGTTGCCTGATCTGAAAGTTGTAATCAGCAGTCTGACATGCTGTCACGTCACATTTTAATGAGGTGATAATAAATAACCAGCTCATCTATGCTTTCCTCTTATACGCCCATTCTTACAGCACCCTGCTCTGAGGTGAATAGTTCACTTTGTCAGCTCATCCATCACTGTCTTCATCACCTCTAATAGACTCTGTTACATGAAATGGTCAACTTTAACAATACAGTGCTTAGGTTTCTGTAAAGGGTGACCAGAGTGCTAATAGAAAACCTGTTTCACCAGTCTAGGCTATTGTATTCTTAAACACCAGCTGCttttacacataaaacacatttcaagtGTACCATTAGCACACCCAAATAATTAAGACaacacaataatataaaataaaaataaaagtgactgGTCTGTTTTCCCCCTCCACTTGGATTGTCAAAAGACACGTGCGCTTTTCTTTAACAGGTGTCCACTATAATGTCAGCAAGCACGACAACCCTCCGTTACCCTGGATATATGAACAATGATCTGATTGGTCTGATTGCGTCACTCATCCCCACTCCCCGCCTCCACTTCCTCATGACCGGATACACGCCACTGACCACCGATCAGGCTGTAAGTTGGTCAAACATGGCGATTTGCATTGAGATACTTAGCTGAAATGCAAAAGAACTTTGTAGCTCTGTTCTGAAAGTCTAGTAAGCTGCTTTCTGCAGTCTATATAGGCAACTACCtagtctgtctgtcggtctatctatctatctgtctgtttgatCGTTCTGCATGTCTGTCTGTACTTTTTATTAGTAACAACATtacttttcaaattttatttttctctgtgtccACTATCTTGGTTTTAATCTTTTCAGGTGGCAAGTGTGAGGAAAACAACAGTTCTTGATGTGATGAGGAGACTCCTGCAGCCCAAGAATGTCATGGTGTCCACAGGCCGAGACCGTCAGACCAATCATTGCTACATTGCCATTCTCAACATCATTCAGGGAGAGGTGGACCCCACACAGGTGTGAGCATATTAGATAAACAGCACATTTTAAGTTATTTGTGCATGTCCTCATGTTCATATGTGTCTTTGCAGGTACATAAGAGTCTGCAGAGAATCAGGGAGAGGAAGTTAGCTAATTTCATCCCTTGGGGTCCAGCAAGTATTCAAGTGGCACTGTCCCGCCGGTCTCCCTACCTGCCCTCAGCTCATCGTGTCAGTGGACTTATGATGGCTAATCACACCAGCATCTCTTCAGTAAGACATGACTCTAATTTCTACATGTCTGTACTGCTCAAAAATGGGTTTGAACTAGGTACTGTATTGGTGATTGGGTCAGATTTttgactgcatttattaaaatcagtaatattgttaaatatttgtaaaatgtaaaataacagtttctattttcagatatttttaaataatttattcccgTTGCAGCAAGGCTgtatttacagcatcattacttcagtcttcagtgtcacatgatccttcagaaatctttctaatatgctgcttaaactgttcttcttcttcttattattattattattaatgttgaaaacaattgtgctgcttaatattttggtggaaactacaattttttttttttttgtaggattctttgatgaatagaaagttcagaagaacggTTTTTATTGAAAtcgattttttttattgtcacttcataaaaacaaaacactcaaaaacaataactgtaataattttattattattatttatcaatcattcaaaaaaaacaaccaattactaactattataaataaataattgaccatATATTTTCATGCTCAATTGTTctatttttaagtttaggtttttgtCGTGATCTAACACTCAATTTGAAAATACTGTCAGATCTAATCTTTAGCTAAAGATATTAATCTCAAAATTAActtccatttttcatactgtacataataattTTCAATAGCAAAGcgattgattataattttaatgttttatttaaagtgtattttgacaaaatatgatagaattttaatattggctaTTTATCGGTTATCAGCCATAAAAGGAAAATTATTggtttaaataagtataattacTATAGTAATTAAGTTTTATTAGTTAGTTATTTCCTCAGAAACCAATTgtgatttccaggcctggaaatttCTATAGTAAATATAAGGTTGTCTGGTTATGCTCAACTGTTCTTGGTTGCAGTTGCtatgacatgtttttaaaaatccatatcCAGTAATTACAGATGGAAATTTATCGGTCAAAGATGTGGGGAAAAACCTGATGTCTTACATGTAGAAAGGCTAGATGAGCAGACTCTATAATCTCTGTTGTCCTCTCCCTCACTCCTAGCTGTTTGAGCGTACCTGTCGTCAGTATGATAAGCTGAGGAAGAGGGAGGCCTTCCTCGAGCAGTTCAGGAAGGAGGACATTTTCAAGGACAACTTTGACGAGCTGGATAACTCTCGCGAGGTGGTTCAGCAGCTCGTGGACGAATACAGCGCCGCCACACGTCCCGACTACATCTCCTGGGGCACACAAGAGCAGTGAAAACACCTTCGCTCGCTTCCTAAAGGCAGGCTCCGAACTCATCCTGTAAAATACACAGTGAATCCAGCAGCGAATTTCAGAAGTTCAGTAGTGAATGCACCTCCACAGACTCGTGTCCATAAACCTTTCATGGCTCACCATACTGTTCTGCCAGAGCCTTCTCTGCATTACGCTGTGATGAGAACCACTCACATATGTATATACACGTCATTTGTCATCTTTACGGGCCTATAGTTCTTCATAACCTGGTGCCTCTATCCTGAGCTGTAACTTCTCTCTCTCGTCCCAATTTCCTTGATTTCTTTGATCAGAGAATTTATGGCTCCATCTTAATCTATTTTTGTACTGCACTCTGCACTCTTCTGCACAAAATCTACATCAATCTACGTCAAGGTGGCCTGCACACAACCTTCCCTGACCACACACACGTTGGACGTCTACACCGATAAGACTGGGTGGTCTCAGATGAATGTAACCATAGGAGGGAGTGTGAAAGATTAAACCTCTTAGAAGAGATCAGACCAGAAGCAGCTTATGAATACACCATCTCCCTCCCTTACGTTCACACATGCATGCTTTTAGACAAAAGGCGCTTACTTTCAGGGGATAGACTGTGATTGTGTGATTGAATaaatttttctctctgtctctgtgttacAGATTACTCTTGAAGATTATCTTAGAGTTTTGAGAGACGATCAGTAAAGTCAAGTGTTCTGCTGTACCTCAATCCATCCAATCAGTGAACCCTCATCCGGTTCTTTTTCTAGTCAATCAAATCAGTGAAGTTACCTCAAAGTCTGGCAGAATCAGTCATACACCAATCCCAATGCATCACATTTCCTCATCTGAATAATTTATTCTTCTGCTTCAgtctttttttgtgtgcgtgtgaaaCTTTCATGCCAGATTTCTGTCTCAGTGCTTTCGTTTCCCTGGTTACCACatgttcttattattaatgttatactgtatatatagtttgCTGTCAGACTTGAAGTTCATGAgattgaataaatgtttttctacaAGAAATATTTCCATAGTGTGCAAATACTGATTACCCTCAAAACCATCTGTGCTCATATCATAGTCACTCACATGGGTAATTTGGCTTTAAAACGCATGGAATAGCTCAGAAATGAATGCCTTTACCTTTgataacctctctggtcttcgtCTCTTATATTCAAAATCCAATACTTGCCAACAGATACTGATAAGTTGAATCAAGGACATACTGTACATCAggtgtgtccaatcctgctcctggacggctttgtttagctccaacctgtcTTAACACACTTGTCTGGaggtttctagtaatcctgaagaccttgattagctggttcaggtgtgttaaaattaggatagtggccctccaggagagGGATAGGACACCGCTGACATCCAGTATATGATAGCAGTTAAACTTTATTCAGACATTTCATGTCTCTCTAGTGCAGTTTTTTATTAGGGACGCGCTGGTCCCAAAACagaattttattgcattaaaaacaatatatcaaATCAAGCGATCTTTTCTCAGAACTGCGTGTTAATTTCCTTGAAACTGCCATGTTTATTTTAACCAGTaggtttcagtcttttttttattttatttttttttagtttttattttctactCCTTGTAGGGTCTTGATGCCTGATTTAATttcatgcatttaacatttttggaTGCTTGacgacataaaaaaaaaaaaaaaaaacgggcaaaataatattgattttgaaCTGTAGTGACCATATAGATTACtgttatatttttctataaatcTGCTTTTAAATAGTATGCATATAGTgtgaaaaacactatataaataatattatataatttaatacatataatgTACAGTAATCTTTGgttaataaagtattatttcataaatatgcaatatactaatatcttttttttttcacataaacagTATAACTGACACTTAAGTGATGTTGTAATGGTGCTGCTTTATTACATACAGtattcattttgcattactgcACATTTAAGTTAGCTATACAAACAATAGTGCAATTGACTATTACAcgtgtaaaataattaatgtaccATGCAGCATACAAACCATCTAAAGGGTTGTCGTTTGAGTTTTGTTACATGTATGACAGTGGGCGGAGCTGCCTGCAGCTAAAGAGTGACATGAAGAGAACACAGAAGCATGTGAAAACCACTACTGCCGTCACAGGGGCTGTAGGTGGAACGGGGTTTGGGCAGAAAACACTgcttaaaacaaaaaccaaaataaacaacaGTGAAGATGTGATTGCCCTCCACCTTTGGATCTCAAGTAGCTGGTAACCTTTTTTCAGATTTGTATTCATGCAGACAAGCTGCACTATAGCAAAGATAGTGCACAACCGAAACATAAACACTATGAATACAGAAAAAGTTTATCTTGATTATGGAGTATGGGTGAATTAAAGATTGTACAGACTGTTTGACAGGCACTAGCGGCTCCTCTTTAGGCAACCTAAAGCCCCAATCTGAAATTGGGCTCATACTCAGGAAGACTGGGCAGGTTTTATTGCTTCAGTAATAGTTTGGCATTCATACTAGGAGAGAAAAAACAACCCCAACCCCTAGACATTTGGTCCATGTGACTTTAAAAGGGgcgaattactttttttttttttggttatgacAAACCGtggtggggtggtggggggggggggttgataaatgacaaataaccaaaaaaaaaaggtaaatacacATCATGACATCATATTTTAACTATGACATCATCCACTCTTTTGTAATTACTCCAATGCAAGcactaaaatacaaatacaggTCTTTATGAAagatatataaaacaaaagtaaaaaggACAATTAAAAACTCACTTCCACACAATGTATACAACAGACAGCCATAAATAAAACTAGTAGAAAGTAACGCACATTAAAGAAGGACAATATGATCTCtcagcagataaaaaaaaagccGACATATGGCTTCATGACAAAAGCACAACTGACAGAGGCTACAGGTTACGCTCAAAGGGATAGTCTactcaaaaattataattctgtcatcatttacacattttcatgttgttcaaaacctgaaTGACATTTTTTCTTTCCATACAAGAAAAGTTAAAGGGATgcaaaatgttgttttggaccccattaactTTCATAATTGGACAGgcttggaacaacacgagggtgagtaaatgataaacgaattttcatttttgggtgaactacagaAATGTGCTGTCTTCACCATATGGGATTGCATATCAATAGTGTTGATTATTTGT includes:
- the LOC109052091 gene encoding tubulin gamma-1 chain isoform X2 — protein: MFLAGDDIGFEFWKQLCAEHGISPEGIVEEFATEGTDRKDVFFYQADDEHYIPRAVLLDLEPRVIHTILNSPYANLYNPENIYLSEHGGGAGNNWASGFSQGEKIHEDIFDIIDREADGSDSLEGFVLCHSIAGGTGSGLGSYLLERLNDRYPKKLVQTYSVFPNQDEMSDVVVQPYNSLLTLKRLTQNADCVVVLDNTALNRIATDRLHIQNPSFSQINQLVSTIMSASTTTLRYPGYMNNDLIGLIASLIPTPRLHFLMTGYTPLTTDQAVASVRKTTVLDVMRRLLQPKNVMVSTGRDRQTNHCYIAILNIIQGEVDPTQVHKSLQRIRERKLANFIPWGPASIQVALSRRSPYLPSAHRVSGLMMANHTSISSLFERTCRQYDKLRKREAFLEQFRKEDIFKDNFDELDNSREVVQQLVDEYSAATRPDYISWGTQEQ
- the LOC109052091 gene encoding tubulin gamma-1 chain isoform X1, yielding MPREIITLQLGQCGNQIGFEFWKQLCAEHGISPEGIVEEFATEGTDRKDVFFYQADDEHYIPRAVLLDLEPRVIHTILNSPYANLYNPENIYLSEHGGGAGNNWASGFSQGEKIHEDIFDIIDREADGSDSLEGFVLCHSIAGGTGSGLGSYLLERLNDRYPKKLVQTYSVFPNQDEMSDVVVQPYNSLLTLKRLTQNADCVVVLDNTALNRIATDRLHIQNPSFSQINQLVSTIMSASTTTLRYPGYMNNDLIGLIASLIPTPRLHFLMTGYTPLTTDQAVASVRKTTVLDVMRRLLQPKNVMVSTGRDRQTNHCYIAILNIIQGEVDPTQVHKSLQRIRERKLANFIPWGPASIQVALSRRSPYLPSAHRVSGLMMANHTSISSLFERTCRQYDKLRKREAFLEQFRKEDIFKDNFDELDNSREVVQQLVDEYSAATRPDYISWGTQEQ